In Candidatus Poribacteria bacterium, a single genomic region encodes these proteins:
- a CDS encoding Ldh family oxidoreductase, which translates to MHISIADARQLAETFLMKSGFSSTDAAVITDILLEAELRGRKTHGFIRLPGIKSRHEQGERADLQIDKEEGQCVRINGGNQPGYLVAYRAMEIAIERAKQTGSSIVGVYNTSHCGMAGYYVDMARKADIIGILFADCLPRITPEGGTEAILGTNPLAVGIPSNTVPLLFDMSTAAITNGDLLVAMREGAEIAEGLAFDPDGEATTDPDAALKGSVRPFGGHKGFGLALIIQVLAGALVNAATIPPPGADYGLLVIALNPTSFVPLAQFKTEVDKLIQQVKENRREAGVKEILIPGERAYRQREAHLISGIHLDDALVHQLTC; encoded by the coding sequence TTGCATATTTCTATTGCTGATGCGCGACAACTCGCTGAAACCTTTTTGATGAAGAGTGGATTCTCATCGACAGATGCCGCCGTTATTACCGATATTCTCTTAGAAGCCGAACTCCGCGGGCGTAAAACGCACGGGTTTATCCGATTGCCGGGTATTAAAAGTCGCCATGAACAAGGCGAACGGGCTGACCTCCAAATTGATAAGGAGGAAGGACAATGCGTACGGATTAACGGTGGAAACCAGCCTGGCTACCTTGTTGCTTATCGCGCTATGGAAATCGCGATTGAGCGTGCAAAACAAACAGGCTCAAGCATTGTTGGTGTTTACAATACATCGCATTGTGGGATGGCAGGATACTATGTCGATATGGCGCGAAAGGCGGATATTATTGGAATCCTCTTTGCTGACTGTTTGCCACGGATTACCCCGGAAGGTGGAACCGAGGCTATTTTGGGTACAAATCCACTTGCTGTCGGCATCCCGTCTAACACAGTTCCCCTCTTGTTTGATATGTCCACTGCTGCGATTACCAACGGCGATCTACTCGTTGCGATGCGAGAAGGTGCTGAGATCGCTGAAGGACTCGCTTTTGACCCAGATGGCGAAGCAACGACGGACCCCGACGCGGCATTGAAGGGAAGTGTGCGTCCTTTTGGTGGACATAAAGGCTTTGGACTTGCGCTTATCATACAGGTTCTTGCTGGGGCGTTGGTGAACGCCGCAACGATTCCACCCCCTGGTGCAGACTATGGCTTGCTCGTCATCGCACTGAACCCAACAAGTTTCGTGCCGTTGGCGCAATTTAAAACAGAGGTTGATAAACTCATCCAACAGGTCAAGGAGAATCGACGCGAGGCAGGTGTTAAAGAAATTCTTATCCCCGGCGAACGCGCGTATCGTCAGCGGGAGGCACACCTTATTTCTGGCATCCATTTAGACGACGCGCTTGTCCATCAATTAACTTGTTGA